One genomic segment of Sminthopsis crassicaudata isolate SCR6 chromosome 2, ASM4859323v1, whole genome shotgun sequence includes these proteins:
- the LCOR gene encoding ligand-dependent corepressor isoform X4, with the protein MQRMIQQFAAEYTSKNSSTQDPSQPNSTKNQSLPKASPVITSPTAATTQNPVLSKLLMADQDSPLDLTVRKSQSEPSEQDGVLDLSTKKSPCAGSTSLSHSPGCSNTQGNGEEPAETITIDSNNQPKSPLEKFMVRLCTHHQKQFIRVLNDLYTEVQPGTDGQRFPDSETMDLSTCSPGCGQLSTENQERGTICFDMKSSSADLLVDRMTCQGSPCVTGSALKEPAEMKSLERKENSFTVIKKDSSELPTTKANSGGPKDSSTLGYLTASNSSSFNSHHVSKCPEGQTTGQEHDVSVKKSEDEKDQIQSTALVEGFIAVKVANVNSTEDGDSCMVSQKNLFRALPEETWDSGFMGSSPRTADKENALQCSSKSSLHQDLEENEQDTRPKQENHLHMLGRNKAGYHLHPGDKSQFDNSKDVWLSPSPMPGLHKASIGHSRTKIISASIKTARKSKRTSGLRINDYDNQYDVVYISQPITECHFESQRSILSSRKTARKSTRGYFFNGDCCELPTVRTLARSSRNEDRSSYSAVHTEVLETPKQVLTVSDTGPTGDVEILGEDPEESREERIPLKEVFQDLPSKNDSQESETYSASDDTEEQTETNQVSFLNPKEATTSDSPLSFDHKEKVSEEDNSDAIVNGSPLHVEDQPQNELLGTSEVSVPLEMDNCIDHTRVLEGNSDVIIASRPHSPETLNREESPVCSENEASPRNLNLDTPVDFKSVDGNENISIETKTENPQEQDENQHKQGEVICTNENLDDIEGSEAAHDTSQLEKEEQSDDKQSSETEIDDQNIHEEENSDKKKKVKKTLVASDRCLRSQLSDTPIALQLPCLQIKVSKSPGAKRPKREVYLDGEASVHFPTDCYHKTLLKNIGNTNTDEKEPEQKENEGNGVITRQTFRNVIAKEDRVAGGEETSSQNNNPTTTASQDSEIEGLEICEQTNSDTQNGHLSAESSPCKEDPKQSEKESVSNPAKDLEEVVNEVDSENIKHSDALSSLCALSSDNRESASTTLKSSMKQKRLASTTYNLRHIHTVDPLDAAKPTAGKDVVQEHSGPEENQISDVEDSMELKDDETVVDDKPKFVEWCAEEENQELIADFNAQYMKVQKGWIQLEKEIQPTPKVKNKSDKLKEIWKSKKRSRKCKGSLEVQKLSPVQMLFMKTFKLSNICKWFLETTETRSLVIVKKLNTRLPGDVPPIKSPLQKASSSSQYPSSQQAERLKKHLKKFPGATPARNNWKTQKLWAKFRENVDKMESAETATVSLGPHSEANSEFKEERISQPSSNLPTPASTRILRKYSNIRGKLRAQQRSMKNQKSESSNDLTVENKQNRKSVCINPLMSPKLALQVNADGFPVKSSSAEGARGKKGKLDSLPKTESQQNKRKKTNESSSLQDGTSSASKDRSQVKKASKAKHLDVSSKASANKKRPSSDKTNKLSKKASLKEKKAKKATDKAAGKSHPPSRKGKDSIQKKPSQTQPLPREKLSKAPKQKVAAESPSRSQKTTHKKQSSAKTKNNRSSMKKTPESILTQRKRKLRAKLDCSHSKRRRLDAK; encoded by the coding sequence TGAGGAGCCAGCAGAGACAATAACAATAGATTCTAACAATCAGCCGAAGTCACCACTGGAAAAGTTTATGGTCAGACTGTGTACACATCATCAGAAGCAGTTCATTCGGGTTCTAAACGACCTCTACACAGAAGTGCAACCAGGGACTGACGGCCAACGATTTCCTGATTCTGAAACTATGGATCTTTCTACTTGCAGCCCTGGGTGTGGTCAGCTAAGCACTGAAAATCAGGAAAGGGGAACTATTTGTTTTGACATGAAGTCCTCTTCTGCAGATTTACTCGTAGACCGAATGACATGTCAAGGGTCCCCTTGTGTGACAGGGTCAGCCCTGAAAGAGCCTGCTGAGATGAAatctttagaaagaaaagagaactcCTTTACTGTTATCAAAAAAGATTCTTCTGAACTTCCAACTACTAAAGCCAATTCTGGTGGTCCAAAGGATAGTTCTACTCTTGGATACCTCACTGCATCTAATTCTTCCTCATTTAACTCCCACCATGTTTCCAAATGTCCAGAAGGGCAAACTACTGGACAAGAGCATGACGTTAGTGTTAAAAAATCTGAGGATGAAAAAGACCAGATACAAAGTACAGCTTTAGTAGAAGGTTTTATTGCTGTAAAAGTGGCAAATGTGAATAGTACTGAGGATGGTGACAGTTGTATggtttctcaaaagaatttattcAGAGCTTTACCAGAAGAGACTTGGGACTCAGGGTTTATGGGAAGCTCACCTAGAACTGCTGACAAAGAGAATGCTTTACAATGTAGCTCAAAGTCATCTTTGCACCAGGATTTGGAGGAAAATGAACAAGATACTAGGCCAAAGCAGGAAAACCATCTCCACATGCTGGGAAGGAATAAGGCAGGTTATCATTTACATCCTGGTGACAAGAGTCAGTTTGATAATTCCAAAGATGTTTGGTTATCACCAAGCCCCATGCCAGGTCTACACAAAGCATCCATTGGACATTCACGAACAAAAATTATATCGGCCTCTATTAAAACAGCCCGGAAAAGTAAAAGAACTTCAGGCTTGAGAATTAATGATTATGATAACCAGTATGATGTTGTTTATATCAGCCAACCCATAACTGAATGCCACTTTGAGAGTCAGAGATCAATATTATCTTCTCGGAAGACAGCAAGAAAGAGCACTCGAGgatatttttttaatggagacTGCTGTGAACTACCAACTGTCCGCACATTGGCCAGAAGTTCACGAAATGAGGACAGAAGCAGCTACTCAGCTGTGCATACAGAGGTCTTAGAGACTCCCAAGCAGGTCCTGACAGTTTCAGACACTGGACCTACAGGAGATGTAGAGATTCTTGGAGAAGACCCTGAAGAATCCAGGGAGGAAAGAATTCCTCTCAAGGAGGTATTCCAAGACCTTCCATCAAAAAATGACTCTCAGGAGTCTGAAACTTATTCTGCATCTGATGATACTGAAGAACAAACTGAAACTAATCAAGTTAGTTTTCTGAATCCAAAAGAAGCCACAACTTCAgattctcccctttcttttgatcaTAAGGAGAAGGTATCAGAAGAAGACAATTCTGATGCCATAGTAAATGGCTCACCTTTGCATGTGGAAGACCAACCACAAAATGAACTTTTAGGCACTAGTGAGGTTAGTGTTCCCCTGGAAATGGATAACTGCATTGACCACACTCGTGTTCTTGAAGGTAATAGTGATGTGATCATTGCCTCAAGACCTCATTCTCCTGAAACTCTTAACAGAGAGGAAAGTCCTGTTTGCTCTGAAAATGAAGCTTCTCCTAGGAACCTGAATCTGGATACCCCAGTAGATTTCAAAAGTGTTGATGGAAATGAAAACATTAGTATTGAAACTAAAACTGAAAACCCTCAAGAGCAAGATGAAAACCAGCACAAACAAGGTGAAGTTATATGTACCAATGAAAATCTTGATGACATTGAGGGAAGTGAGGCAGCACATGATACAAGTCAACTAGAGAAAGAAGAGCAAAGTGACGATAAGCAGTCttcagaaacagagatagatgaTCAAAACATTCATGAAGAAGAGAATTCAGACAAGAAGAAGAAAGTCAAAAAAACTCTTGTAGCCTCTGATAGGTGCCTAAGAAGTCAGCTTTCAGATACACCAATTGCTCTCCAACTTCCTTGTCTTCAAATCAAAGTTTCTAAAAGTCCAGGTGCAAAACGTCCTAAGAGAGAAGTGTATCTTGATGGAGAAGCCTCTGTACATTTCCCAACTGACTGCTACCACAAAACACTGTTGAAGAatattggaaatacaaatactGATGAGAAGGAGCCTGAGCAAAAGGAGAATGAAGGGAATGGGGTAATCACCAGACAGACTTTTAGAAATGTGATAGCAAAAGAAGACAGGGTTGCAGGAGGAGAAGAAACTTCATCTCAGAATAATAACCCTACTACCACAGCTAGCCAGGACTCAGAAATAGAGGGGCTTGAAATCTGTGAACAGACTAATTCTGATACCCAAAATGGTCATCTTTCTGCAGAAAGCAGTCCTTGTAAGGAAGACCCAAAACAATCAGAAAAGGAGTCTGTGAGCAATCCTGCAAAAGATTTAGAGGAAGTTGTCAACGAAGTAGACAGTGAAAACATAAAACATAGTGATGCACTGTCTAGTCTGTGTGCGTTATCTAGTGACAATAGGGAAAGTGCCAGTACTACCTTGAAATCATCCATGAAACAGAAAAGACTGGCTTCTACAACCTACAACCTAAGGCATATTCATACAGTGGACCCTCTGGATGCTGCAAAACCGACTGCAGGAAAGGATGTTGTACAAGAGCATTCAGGGCCGGAGGAAAACCAAATCTCAGATGTTGAAGATTCCATGGAATTGAAAGATGATGAAACAGTGGTGGATGATAAGCCCAAGTTTGTGGAATGGTGTGCAGAAGAGGAGAATCAGGAGCTTATTGCTGATTTTAATGCCCAGTACATGAAAGTTCAGAAAGGCTGGATccaactagagaaagaaatacagcCTACACCAAAAGTAAAAAACAAGTCTGACAAATTGAAAGAGATTTGGAAGAGTAAGAAAAGATCACGTAAATGTAAGGGCTCATTAGAAGTTCAAAAGCTTTCCCCTGTTCAGATGCTCTTTATGAAGACTTTTAAATTATCTAATATTTGCAAGTGGTTCTTAGAGACAACTGAAACAAGATCACTTGTAATTGTGAAGAAACTCAATACTCGTCTCCCAGGAGATGTACCCCCCATCAAAAGTCCCCTTCAGAAAGCCTCCTCTTCTAGCCAGTATCCTAGTTCACAACAGGCTGAGCGCTtgaaaaaacacttaaaaaaatttcCTGGGGCAACACCTGCtagaaataattggaaaactCAAAAGCTTTGGGCTAAATTCCGTGAAAATGTTGATAAAATGGAGTCAGCAGAGACTGCCACTGTCAGTCTTGGACCTCACTCTGAAGCCAATTCAGAATtcaaggaagaaagaattagCCAGCCTTCTTCTAATTTGCCTACACCAGCTAGTACCCGAATCCTAAGAAAATATTCCAATATTAGAGGAAAGCTCCGAGCCCAGCAGCGTTCaatgaagaatcagaaatcaGAAAGTTCAAATGATCTCACTGTGGAAAATAAACAGAATCGGAAGAGTGTATGCATTAACCCTTTAATGTCTCCCAAACTTGCTTTGCAAGTCAATGCTGATGGATTTCCTGTAAAGTCCTCTAGTGCTGAAGgagccaggggaaaaaaagggaagttaGATTCCTTACCTAAAACAGAAAGTCagcaaaacaaaaggaagaaaaccaatGAGAGCAGTAGCCTGCAAGACGGTACTAGTTCCGCGAGCAAGGACAGATCACAAGTAAAGAAAGCCAGTAAAGCAAAACATTTAGATGTATCTTCCAAAGCATCTGCCAACAAAAAGCGTCCTTCGTCAGATAAGACCAACAAGCTGTCCAAAAAGGCatctttgaaagagaaaaaagcgaAGAAGGCCACTGACAAGGCTGCTGGGAAGAGTCACCCTCCTTCCCGCAAAGGAAAAGACAGTATTCAGAAGAAGCCAAGCCAGACTCAGCCCCTGCCTCGAGAAAAACTGTCCAAAGCTCCAAAGCAGAAAGTTGCTGCTGAGTCACCTTCCAGGTCACAAAAAACTACTCACAAAAAGCAGAGTAGTGCAAAGACTAAGAATAACAGATCATCTATGAAGAAAACCCCAGAGAGCATCCTGACCCAGAGAAAACGCAAGCTCCGGGCAAAACTTGACTGTTCCCACAGCAAAAGAAGACGCCTGGATGCCAAATGA